The Streptomyces rubrogriseus genomic sequence CGACCTTCCTGCTGGACGGTCTGAGCGCCATCGACTCCCCGGTCGCCCAGCTGTCCTTCACGACCTCCACGAAGCCGGCGCTGCTCAGCGGCAGGCCCGCGGTGGACGCCGAGGCGGACGAGGCCTACAAGTACCTGATCATGCCGGTGCGGCTGAGCGGCTGAGCGGCTGAGCGGCTGAGCCGCGTCAGGCCGGTGGCTGTCCACAGGGTGGGGACGAACCCGCAGGTGGGGGCATACGTCTGAGCGCGTATGCCCACAGCTGTGCACGGGCGTGCGGGTTTAGGGTCGACGCGGGTACGAAAGTGCCGCGGCACCCGTCCGGCGGGTTCGGAGGTGCCGCCTTGCCACCTCGCACACCTTAAGGAACGCAACTGATGGAGCTCGGTCTCGTCGGCCTCGGCAAGATGGGCGGCAACATGCGCGAGCGGATCCGCCGCGCGGGCCACACCGTCGTCGGATACGACCGCAATCCGGACCTCGCCGACGTCCACAGCCTGGAAGAGCTCGTGGGCAAGCTCAGCGCCCCGCGCGTGGTGTGGGTGATGGTCCCGGCCGGCGAGGCCACCCAGGCCACCGTCGACCGCCTCGGCGAGCTGCTGGAGCCCGGCGACGTGGTCGTGGACGGCGGCAACTCCCGCTGGACGGACGACGAGAAGCACGCGGAGGAGCTGGCGGCCAAGGGCATAGGCTTCGTCGACTGCGGCGTCTCCGGCGGCGTATGGGGCCTGGAGAACGGCTACGCGCTGATGTACGGCGGCGACGCGGAGAACGTCGCCAAGGTGCAGCCGGTCTTCGACGCCCTCAAGCCGACGGGCGACTTCGGCGCCGTGCACGCCGGCAAGGTGGGCGCGGGCCACTTCGCGAAGATGGTCCACAACGGCATCGAGTACGCCATGATGCAGGCCTACGCCGAGGGCTGGGAGCTGCTGGAGAAGGTCGACTCCGTGGAGAACGTCCGCGAGGTCTTCCGGTCCTGGCAGGAGGGCACGGTGATCCGCTCCTGGCTGCTCGACCTCGCGGTC encodes the following:
- the gnd gene encoding phosphogluconate dehydrogenase (NAD(+)-dependent, decarboxylating) translates to MELGLVGLGKMGGNMRERIRRAGHTVVGYDRNPDLADVHSLEELVGKLSAPRVVWVMVPAGEATQATVDRLGELLEPGDVVVDGGNSRWTDDEKHAEELAAKGIGFVDCGVSGGVWGLENGYALMYGGDAENVAKVQPVFDALKPTGDFGAVHAGKVGAGHFAKMVHNGIEYAMMQAYAEGWELLEKVDSVENVREVFRSWQEGTVIRSWLLDLAVNALDDDEHLDGLRGYAQDSGEGRWTVEAAIDNAVPLPAITASLFARFASRQDDSPQMKMIAALRNQFGGHAVEKK